The nucleotide sequence GGAATCTCAATATGTGTATCATGGTTATTCTGAGACATGTCTTTTCCATAATGATGATTGTCTACAGTGATATTATTTCCGCTTCCGTGAAGCAAAGAACCAACTCCAGAATCCCTTGGCCTAATCGGAAGTTCATTGCACGCCAAGTGGGACTGCGGTTTCTCATGTGTGGATCCAAATTCAGCTGAAGAATAAGAGTGATACAGAGGAGGTTGATTTAAGTTAGAAAATTGAGATCCATGAGCAAATCCAGAAACCTGCAGTAGGGTATGTACGACAGAACTGTGAGATCCATAATGCAAATGGGAATTTTGTGGTACATCGTTTATTCCTGGAATTTTATGGTGACCATGGAACTGAGTGTCATGAAATTGATGCTGGACAGCAGAGTCTTGACTTCCAAGATGCGCTCCTGCTTCATAAGGGACAACTGCAGAGTTTTGAGACATCGGATAAAGAGATGGCCCAGTGCCTATATATGCATCCTCTGTAAAGACTACATTAGCTGATGGAACCAATGAAAGGTTCGAGTCTAGTAATGGTAACTCTGATTGAGTCACAATGTTGTTCTCTACAGGCTTTTGTGCTCCGCTCTTGTCATTTTCCCTTACGCTTCCCGAACTGTTTGTATCAGGTAATGAGTTACTATCGTCATCACCATGTCTCAAAGATGGTAGGATCTGTTGCTCAGTAGGATTTGACCTAGCACGTTTTCTTCTTCTATGCCGTCCATCTCCTTGCTCCTTACTTTGGTGAGATTGAGGAATGGAATTTAGAGGATGAACATCCAATGGCTGATTTCTCCTCTCATCTTTAGATGAAACACAGCCAATACCATCATCAACGCCATCGACATCATATACACTGTCACTGCTAAATGAAGGTTTCTTCTTTTCACTGCGGCTTCTAGCAGGTGGCTCTATGCTAGATGATCCATTCTCACTGCCTGGTTGCTGGAGGATTGATTCCTCTCTGCTTAAAACAGCCAACCAGATCGAGCTCTCCTTAGCAGTCATCTTGTCCTGCAAACACTTTGACTGGCGGACTAATCTCCTGATCTTCGCAATATCAGGCGACATATGCTTTATAACAGCAGTTAGAACGCCAACTTTCCACATCTTCTTCAAATCATGTGGCTTCTTGTATGGCGGATTCTGACCCTTGGGTAGTCCCGTTTTAGACCACCATTCCTCATTTCCTGTCGGCCACCACGGTGGTGAGACGCCTTTCTCCAGCGGGTACTTCCGCTGAGGTGGATCACAATGTTGCATCAAAGAAGACAAGAGGGACCCCAGTGTAGCATCTTGCAAGTCTTGCAAAACACTTCCTGCGTTACCATTTTGGCTGCCGACTCCCTCTCCTTTCGCACGGCATTCTGCTTCATACTTGGCTATTGCAGCAGGACCGTTCTTATCAAACTTTACCTTCTCTTTCCACCAAGCTCTTATGTTATCAGACGCACCACTTACAGGTTTACCCTTATCAGGAATGATACCATAAACAAATCCTCGAGCATTGCAGACTTCCATGAGCTTCAACATGTACTTCAAAATTCCATCCTGAGCTCTCGACATCTTCTTCCGCCTAGCCTGATCTGTAACTTGCTTATTGTTCTGCTTCTCAGCGGCTTTCAGGGCAGCAAGTTTCTGTCTTTCCTTGAGCCGCTTGAGCTTAATACGGTCCTTCCACATCCGTCTCTCCAATTCTTCTGGCTCAATCTCCTCATCACTGACATCCTTTTCTGCTATGTTGTCGCACCTTATGTCATCGACTTCAATGTCCGAGCTGTTCACCAACACATAAGCATCAATCATACATTATTCACTTCAAAACTAGATGCCAGTAAAATTATATCCATCCAACAGAGGTACATTATTCATAAACCAGCAAACATCAGAATGTCAAGGAACACACAACTAAAATTTGCAAACACCAAAGACTAAAGCAATTTCAGAGTGACCATACAACAACAACCACCACCCAGTGAGTTCCTacatgtggggtctggggagagtaaagtgtacgcagaccttactcctacccctgagggtagagaggctgtttccgaaagaccctcggtcAAGAAAACGAAAAAGAGACAAGAGAGAGACCATAGAaagcaataatttttttttataaccgtGGTGTCCGAGCCAGCTTGCGCACACCTCGACTAATTACTCGGGGACCTATTACATCCGACCAACATAGGTACCGGACAACTCTGTCCACTAAGGTTTCACAGAAAGCAACAAACTCACACtcgaaaaacacaaaagactattCGTTTCAATCTAAGATTCAATTTTTATGATTGCTAATGCAGGAAGCTTATCTAATTTCCAGCAATTGAataaaaatcacaataaaaaACTCAACTTTCAAGTTAGAGCTTACATAGCCAAATTCTCAAATACTAATACAGATTTGAAGTAACatatacaaatgctcaaaactcaTAAAACCCTTCAAGattataaaaaaacaaaacttACCCAAATGACAATTCTGGTAAATTGATATAACAATTAGTCATACCACAACTATTCAAGATTTTACATTGGTTTACACAGAGCTCAAACAACAACACAACCGGAaaaagaaaacacaaaaataaacacaaataatgaaacatatatatatgcgcacacacacacacagaaaaTACATATAAATTAAAAGGGTCTAACCTGACATCAACACCAATCTCATCTATCACAGCCATGCCTACACAAAAGTTGCAgcagttttttttttccttttggtcaGCAGATTGATTCAACCCTAAAAAGGGTATCAGattttattccctttttttttttggtaaaaaatGATCACACAGGAAAAGGAGGCAATAAAAAACTTAAAAAAGGttttagaataaaataaataaatgtaaatGCAGACATGTATTATGAACAGAGACGGCGAAAACTCAGAATTTTTAGATTGAAGACAACGAGATTGAAAATTCCTTAAGAAAAGCGAAAAGgagaagggaaaaaaaaaaaaaaaaaaggtaaaaggcAAAGGCGGATTGTAAAAGGACAAAAAAGAAGAGGCGGAAAATCACCGGCGTTTACAGACTGTTTATACGAAATTATATTAAACATtaataattaagtaattaaatatacaaaaatatgtgtcatgTATTGATTTATTGGATTAAATCATTAAATATCAGAGGCAGACATGTAAATCTTACCCTACTTCCTAAACATTGAGgtatttttggttcataaattaATATATAGATTATTTATATGGTGAGTAACAATAAAGAGATTATTTAAATAGTGAGTAATAATAAAGAGATTATTATGAGGTAATTAATAATTAAGAGATTGTTATCTGTTAATTACTGACtctaaaatgatatttttatctttaaatacTTCACACTACTGATACACGTACTCTTATTACATATTTTATCCTACATAAAATAATACTATATAACTTGTGGTATAATTTAATAACAATATTACTTAATCGTACAAACTAAAACTTCTTTAGTTATGTAGCGGCTATCTTTTTATGCtaaattttatgctaaggcattaacCAACCGAAAATGCTTCGAAATTACTCATCTCAAAATATAGTAGCTGAGGTTGCATTAATCGAGAATACATAATTAATCAAGAATACATGacagaagaaattaaaaaattatagaagttagatttttattgataaaaactatgtaatgtatttaaaaattatatattagtATAAAGGGTGGTAAACTCGCCAAGTACTAAATGGGAGAGAGGTTATTGTGAGAACCTAGTTAACTATAAGAGAAAAAATGTCATAATTTACTGCAAAAAACTATATTTTGATTTTGATTAGAATAAAGAACTATTCCCTCTGTCTGCCacaagtgaccaatttgctttaaGTACActcattaagaaaatattaaattctacCTTTCATTAATTATTGCACCATAGTTATAGTAGTACTTACTTTTCTTCTCAAATATGAAGAATAAATGATTTTTTAGGGCTacgtacataagggtaatttcggaaaaacaaattgaattttttcttaattatataaGTGGAcatttattttggaccaaaataaaaaagcaaattgaTCATTTATTGTGGATCGGATAGAGTATGGAATTTACCCGacatattattataaaagtaaaaGAGACAACTGACAAGTGTCATAACCCTAGAGATTACAGGCGTTGTTGGTTTCTTGAAACTTTGTTCAGCTATATCGTTTGTCTTTTCTCAAGAAACTTGTGAAAtgtccaaaaagaaaaaagaaaaaaaaattgtaacaTGTCCAGATTCAATGAATATCACCAAGAGTTGTGTGGGATAGATAAACATCTTTATGTTTAACCAAAAGTTTCTTATTCCATTCCTAAGAATGAAAAAACATTGGAAAGAAGATTCTTTTTAGCGAGACTTATGCACGCACGACCCATGATGCGAATCATAATTAATCGAGTCCCAATACGAATACTtgacaccaaaataaaaaaaaaaatcaaaaaagaaaatagtgaAATGTCCAGATTCAATGAATTTGCGCATGCATGCACTTCTTTGTGGATTGAGGGGGGAATGGCTCACAAGTCACGAGCcacgagttttttttttttttttttttttgcttcttcttttattcattttaagtTGCAAATTATATTTATCAGTTCTTTTTCTTAGGGGAGTGGAGTGAGAAAAATactattttccaagaaaatgatTTTTCCTCCAACATGagatttaatatattttttcagGTAAGCCCCGCATTAATTTCTTATTCATTTTAATTTTAGATCAGTATTACAACAACACATCAATCTCAATAAATTGTTGTCGACTATATAAATCCTTATTGATTATGCTACTCAAATTACACTCATCTCAAGTAGTCAATGTTATAtgcaaatacaaaaaaaataaaaaaatctctaACTTTTTAAAGATGTATAAACCTCGGAAAGAATAAATCACTCCTAAAAAGCAGAAGGCCTCAACTTTTCTTTTGCATTGTCTGATTTGGAGGAGTGAAGAGAAAATGAATGAAGAGGTTAATGCATTTTCTCTTGGATCCACATATATTATTGGACTGAGACGGGTTTAAGTGTAAAGACATATACATCGAGAACTTATATCATCGATCTCAACTTACTTGAGATTGAGGTATGATTGTTGTGTTGACATTGAAAATTAGGGAAGAGAAAGAAATATGAAGCGAGATAAAGTTATCTTTTCCATTGTCTTTGGATGAGTgaagagaaaacaaataaagaGGTCAAAATGTCAAATTATTTTCTCTTTGATCCACATAAACTATTGCCCTGACACGGGCCAAGCAACGATATggacaataatatatatatatagtcgatcTTGATTTGCTTGGAATTGAAGGATAGTTGTTGTTTTGTTATATGGTGAAAAGAAAGAATAGAAACTGAAAACATAatgattttcctttatttttactttttatttttcccttcaGAATCATACACAGAAGAGAATAACTTTCTAATCAATTATTCTCTCTTGACATAAAAACTATAGGACTTGTTCTTTATTCACTAAACCAGCCATGAAACATAACACAATAAACTCATACACAAGGATTGTTAGCTTATCATATTCTTTTGAAAAAATGACAAAAGCCAACAACCATTTTACCTTACAACAACAACTGATCCAGTAAAATTCCAAATATGgttctggagagggtagtgtataTGGAGACGTTACCCCTACCCGAGTGAGTAGAGAGGCAACCACTTTACCTTGACTTAACAATTTCTTCTTTCATGGCAAGTGAAAGTGCATTTAAACTACAACCACTTTCTACTACAACTCCAGGCATTGCCACAGCTCTACTCCCCACAAAACTTCCTTCTCCTATTctaacttttccaaatttcactACTCCTTCACCTTCATATATATGTCCAAATAACAATGCTTCTTTGCCTACACATCCACCTCTTTCAATTTCCACCATTTCAGGATTCAATAAAGTTCCCACGCTATCTACATAAACCCCTTGACTTAATTCAACTTCTGATCCCATTAGTTTCATCCAAATAACAAACAAGAATGATCCTGTTGTCATTTCCATGAAATAGTCACTAACTAATGTCCTAAATGCTTGCCATATTGTTTCTAACAAAAGTCCTATGCTCCATATGTGTGCTTTTCCTCCATCTTTCTTTCTTGTTGTGAAAACAGCTTTTGCCAATACACAAACCAATGCTGCTATTAGCCCTGAAGATAtccaaaagaaaggaaaaaaccaGTATAGTGGTTGAGTTGTAGTTTGCTTTAAAACCAGCAACCAATGTAGAGGACCATGAATTGAATATGCCAAGAAAAAGTATGGCAAGAATGTTTGGAATAGTGGCTGAGCAAAAGTAGACCAAGAAGTTTGATACCATGCTCTTGATAGAGCTATTTCATGTCTAGTTTCTTGTTTTACTTGTAGTGAAGATGCAATTGGACAACCAGAAAGATCAACTTTCACATCAGATTGTTCTATGAAATTCTTCCAAGCTTCTGGAAGTGGTTCTCCATTTCTCAAATGTTGGCAAATTTCATAGATCAATGAACGACCGTGATCGATTGAAGCACTTTGAGAGGCTGATGTTGCTTTGATAACATCAACCTCGTGGCATCGGAGGAAAGGGTTGAATTCCAGCTTCTCTGATTGTTCCTTGGTAAGGTTCTGATCAACAATGATTTCTCCAACATCAACATATGGGAATTCAGCTTCATCCCATGGTCTAGTGCAGTCAAGTGCAATATCTTGTGTTGCTTCATCCTTAGGCACTGGCCTGAATTGGAGTTGGAAAATGTAGCAAACGCCACCTGACGAGCTTACGCGCTTCTGGAAATCATCAGCAAGGAAAAGTAACGGGCGTGTGTCGTTATCTCTCCTTGGAATTGCACCTGTTTCTGGAGGAAGTATTCCAATAGGCTCAACTTTACCAGAATCTTCACTAATGTTTTCGTCACATGGCCTCAACTTGAACTTCACATACATTTCTTGTCCATCTTTGAACCTGAAAAGCCTGCATATATTTGAGTAATAATGCATCTCAGTAAATGAGTTCGAATCACGTAGTGATGTCCATACTGCATCACGCACGTGTGGAACGCGTTTCACATGCTCTTCCCTTGCAGCTAAGCCACAAACAAGCCATGTCGCAAAATCAGAAATAGTCCGAGCATAAAATGCTTTCCCTGTCTTCAGTGTCAAGTCTAGAATTGGTTTTTCATCATCTGAAGTGGTATCAGAGAGTATTCTCAAAGCAGCACCACGAGCATCGAGCCTTGCATCATCATCGGCACTCAGACTGTTGCTGTGCCTGACTATTACTGGAAAGCGTTTGCCCGATTGGAAGATTTTGTGTTCTGGAAATCCTTTAATGTTATCATACATCTTAAGCACTCCCTTTCCACTAACACCAATTCGATGAAAATATCTTGTTTTGACCTTGAGAGTGGTTGCAGCCAAATTTGCAGCTAGATTTCCAACTATCTTCTTGTACTTTGTATCCATCTCTTCTATCCTCTCATCCATAGAATGTTGTGTGTTCTTTATCATGACAGGAACTTGAGATCCAACATAAATGCCACCGCTATGTAGAATGGAATTCATTGGAGCAACTGAAAGTGCACCAAGAATAACATCCTTTTGGACAAGTGACTTTGGGAGAACAACACTTTGGCTCCCAACAACTGAATTGTCTTGTACCTCAACTACCCCACTTGTGAATCCACTCGAGGAATAGAAACCGGTTATAATCCTGCTGAAGTCACCTAGGTGGACACCATCACCTAGTTTTATCAATTTCGGATCAGAGACCGGGTTGATGGCGCGAATGGAGCAATGTTTTCCAACTTTTGCACCCAAGGTCCTTAAGTACATGCAGAAAGCTTCAGTTCCAGAAAGGAGTTTAGCAAATCTGAGATGACCGGCAATGTTAATTCTATGTTTCAGCCATATTCTTAGTGAATCATCTGTGCTTTTTGAGAGAAAATTGTTGACAAGGATGGTAAGGAAGCTCAGGGTCAATCCATGAGCCAAGTAGGCGGTTGCAACTGAGATAGCAAAGATTATTGGACTTGAAGAGGTAGTAGAAATAATGGTCATGTAAGCAATGATAGTGAAAGGAAGCCAATGGAATGCCCCAGAAAGACAGATTAAGGAAAAGTGTTGAAGAGATGGAGATTTTTGAGCTAACAGAATGTACAAGAAATAAAGGATCGCTCCGGAGAGGGCGCTTATGAATCCGACAATGTAGATTCCCATCAAGTGATACATAGCTTGACTAAGACCACCTTCTGTTTCTTTTGGCTGTTCAATGACCTGAAATCACAATAGAAATGCATTTCACTACGTTAAAAAGGCTCCTTAGGATTATGTTTAGGGACTAAATAAGAAAATATGAAGATTACAAAAAGTTGAACAATCAGATAAATTTAACTAGTGAAGTTAAATTCCTCACCTTCTTGCTGCTGTTTGATTTTGATACTGCCTTTCCTTCTGTCTTCTGTAATGATGCTATTTCAGTCCCTTCTCCCAAAACACTTCCTTTCTGTAGTACAGCATAAGGACCAACCGAACAGTTTTTGCCAATTCTAGCTGGAAAGAAACTCAAGATTCCATTCTTCACTTCATGGCCTTGAATTAAAGCTCCTTCTGCAATAACAGCTCCATCTCCAATCGAAACCAGTGCTGGATCACTGATATCGACAGTATCCAGTACGACTGATGATCCTATCTTTGATCCAAGTATTTGGAACCAGTATTTCAGGAATACTGTTCCTCTCAAATGCACTGCCATAACTTTGGATGCCATTTCTTGTGCCTTATATAGTGCCCACCACTTGACAAAATCCAATGACCAGATGGACACTTCTGGGGTCAGGGAATAATTTGGTTGAAGGACTAAATTTCCAAGAATACCAATGCATATGCATGTGGTACATATGCATAAAATCCAAGCAAATGGTGCAAAAATCAAAGAAATTGCATAACCAGCCCAAGGAAATGAATTGATCAAAGTTGGACTTTCCAAAATCAGTTTTTTAAAGACAGACATGGATGAGTATGCAGGAATGACCAGCATGAAAATGGCATAGACAAGAGCAAGAAGTTGTAATAGCATGATACCAAATCGACGAAATGGGGAAGCTTCAGCCAAAAAATTACAAGAATCATCCTCTGAGTAGTCTTGAAAACAAGAAGGATTCTCGGTATCCTGAGGCCGAGATTTCCTAACCAAATCCTCTGTGAAGCTTGCCAAGTCCTCAATGCAAGTTGCTGTGAAGATATCAATTGCACCAACTTGCACTCCAAGAAAATCTGAAAGCTTTTGAGCTGCCCTGACTACACCAATAGAATCAATACCATAAGATACTAAGCTTTCAGTAGTAGTAATCTTACTGATACAGATTCCTGTCTGCTCAGAAATCAGTCTTTTCAGGAACTCCACTATTTCTATTTTATTCAATCTTGGAGTTGGTGAAGGTGATGTTCTATTCAAATGTGGCCTTGGTGTATTTCCCTCCTTGCATGAAGCTGTGGTAAAAGATCTAAGAAGTTTCCGCTTCGACGAAATTTGATCTGGAACCACATCCAGTGTTCCATCACTGAATTGTTTCAAGCACTCAAATCTCTTTATCTTTCCAGATGTTGTTTTGCTGATAGTTCTTGGCTTGATCAGCTTCACAGAAGCCAAAGTAACACCATGTTCTTCAGCAACTCTTGCTTTAATTTCCTCAGCAACATCTTTGCTAACAGGTTTACCATCTCTAACTTCTGCAATGACAACTAAGCCAACCTGATCAGAGTGATCAGGTACTGACACTCCTTTGCTGGATAAGGTCTCTTCTGGAACTCCAATGACAGCACAACAACCCGGTCGCAAGAGTTCGGATGAGCTTTCGACAGTTTTTTCAATATCTGATGGGTAAATATTTCTTCCAGCAACTATAATAAGGTCCTTGATTCTTCCTGTTATAAACAGATTCCCTTCAATTATCCTTCCAAGGTCGCCAGTTCTTGTGTATACCTTTTCGGAATGCGTTCCGAGCTTGTTTCTGAAAGTTTTCTCAGTCAGTTCCTCCCTTCCCCAGTATCCAGTGCCAGCACTAGGACTGCTAATCCATATTTCTCCTTCCTTTCCATATTCCTTGTGCTCCTCGCCACTTTCCGGATCAACTATTTTGATATCAACATCTGCCTCATTTTGATTCGCATAGCCACAACAGACTCTTCCTTGCCAATCCACTAAGATTGATCTTCCTTCTCCATAAGCACAGCTTACAAACACACAGTTTTCCGCCAATCC is from Nicotiana tabacum cultivar K326 chromosome 18, ASM71507v2, whole genome shotgun sequence and encodes:
- the LOC107786120 gene encoding ETHYLENE INSENSITIVE 3-like 3 protein — its product is MAVIDEIGVDVSSDIEVDDIRCDNIAEKDVSDEEIEPEELERRMWKDRIKLKRLKERQKLAALKAAEKQNNKQVTDQARRKKMSRAQDGILKYMLKLMEVCNARGFVYGIIPDKGKPVSGASDNIRAWWKEKVKFDKNGPAAIAKYEAECRAKGEGVGSQNGNAGSVLQDLQDATLGSLLSSLMQHCDPPQRKYPLEKGVSPPWWPTGNEEWWSKTGLPKGQNPPYKKPHDLKKMWKVGVLTAVIKHMSPDIAKIRRLVRQSKCLQDKMTAKESSIWLAVLSREESILQQPGSENGSSSIEPPARSRSEKKKPSFSSDSVYDVDGVDDGIGCVSSKDERRNQPLDVHPLNSIPQSHQSKEQGDGRHRRRKRARSNPTEQQILPSLRHGDDDSNSLPDTNSSGSVRENDKSGAQKPVENNIVTQSELPLLDSNLSLVPSANVVFTEDAYIGTGPSLYPMSQNSAVVPYEAGAHLGSQDSAVQHQFHDTQFHGHHKIPGINDVPQNSHLHYGSHSSVVHTLLQVSGFAHGSQFSNLNQPPLYHSYSSAEFGSTHEKPQSHLACNELPIRPRDSGVGSLLHGSGNNITVDNHHYGKDMSQNNHDTHIEIPFPSPLTIGSPDYATLGSPFDLGLDVQSFLDNTDFDLDFDKEMMSFFAS
- the LOC107786121 gene encoding uncharacterized protein LOC107786121 encodes the protein MKQGDRVLLVYVPGLDFVDAFFGCIRAGVLPVPVLPSDPMQRGGQALLKIENIAKSCIAVAILSTAGYHAAVRAGSVKSLLSLNRKNGKFSARWPNLPWIHTDSWVKNAKEMHSNNNDRFEPQPDNVCFLQFTSGSTGDAKGVMITHGGLIHNVKLMRRVYKSTSNTVLISWLPQYHDMGLIGGLFTALVSGGSAILFSPMTFIRNPLLWLETMSKYKATHSAGPNFAFELVVRRLEANKEKGWKYDLSPLKFLMVAAEPVRQKTLKRFIELTRSFGLSQRVMAPGYGLAENCVFVSCAYGEGRSILVDWQGRVCCGYANQNEADVDIKIVDPESGEEHKEYGKEGEIWISSPSAGTGYWGREELTEKTFRNKLGTHSEKVYTRTGDLGRIIEGNLFITGRIKDLIIVAGRNIYPSDIEKTVESSSELLRPGCCAVIGVPEETLSSKGVSVPDHSDQVGLVVIAEVRDGKPVSKDVAEEIKARVAEEHGVTLASVKLIKPRTISKTTSGKIKRFECLKQFSDGTLDVVPDQISSKRKLLRSFTTASCKEGNTPRPHLNRTSPSPTPRLNKIEIVEFLKRLISEQTGICISKITTTESLVSYGIDSIGVVRAAQKLSDFLGVQVGAIDIFTATCIEDLASFTEDLVRKSRPQDTENPSCFQDYSEDDSCNFLAEASPFRRFGIMLLQLLALVYAIFMLVIPAYSSMSVFKKLILESPTLINSFPWAGYAISLIFAPFAWILCICTTCICIGILGNLVLQPNYSLTPEVSIWSLDFVKWWALYKAQEMASKVMAVHLRGTVFLKYWFQILGSKIGSSVVLDTVDISDPALVSIGDGAVIAEGALIQGHEVKNGILSFFPARIGKNCSVGPYAVLQKGSVLGEGTEIASLQKTEGKAVSKSNSSKKVIEQPKETEGGLSQAMYHLMGIYIVGFISALSGAILYFLYILLAQKSPSLQHFSLICLSGAFHWLPFTIIAYMTIISTTSSSPIIFAISVATAYLAHGLTLSFLTILVNNFLSKSTDDSLRIWLKHRINIAGHLRFAKLLSGTEAFCMYLRTLGAKVGKHCSIRAINPVSDPKLIKLGDGVHLGDFSRIITGFYSSSGFTSGVVEVQDNSVVGSQSVVLPKSLVQKDVILGALSVAPMNSILHSGGIYVGSQVPVMIKNTQHSMDERIEEMDTKYKKIVGNLAANLAATTLKVKTRYFHRIGVSGKGVLKMYDNIKGFPEHKIFQSGKRFPVIVRHSNSLSADDDARLDARGAALRILSDTTSDDEKPILDLTLKTGKAFYARTISDFATWLVCGLAAREEHVKRVPHVRDAVWTSLRDSNSFTEMHYYSNICRLFRFKDGQEMYVKFKLRPCDENISEDSGKVEPIGILPPETGAIPRRDNDTRPLLFLADDFQKRVSSSGGVCYIFQLQFRPVPKDEATQDIALDCTRPWDEAEFPYVDVGEIIVDQNLTKEQSEKLEFNPFLRCHEVDVIKATSASQSASIDHGRSLIYEICQHLRNGEPLPEAWKNFIEQSDVKVDLSGCPIASSLQVKQETRHEIALSRAWYQTSWSTFAQPLFQTFLPYFFLAYSIHGPLHWLLVLKQTTTQPLYWFFPFFWISSGLIAALVCVLAKAVFTTRKKDGGKAHIWSIGLLLETIWQAFRTLVSDYFMEMTTGSFLFVIWMKLMGSEVELSQGVYVDSVGTLLNPEMVEIERGGCVGKEALLFGHIYEGEGVVKFGKVRIGEGSFVGSRAVAMPGVVVESGCSLNALSLAMKEEIVKSR